Proteins encoded together in one Benincasa hispida cultivar B227 chromosome 1, ASM972705v1, whole genome shotgun sequence window:
- the LOC120070072 gene encoding cytokinin hydroxylase-like produces MELICVLVMLIMWAIRGTIMVFFGKVVVSWWILPILAHKNLKRNGFEGPSPTFPLGNITEMKKIIKAAAAINGGSSLASSNNLSHDIHSTIFPHFAQWQNSYGKKFVYWLGTEPFLYIADPQLVKKISEAVMGKSWGKPAVFRNDREPMFGDGLVMTEGDDWIRHRHILTPAFNPTNLKAMTKFMLESTTKMVKEWRSLVNSGQSEIDVEREITATAGDIIAKASFGISSGGGGEEALNSLRALQLTLFSNSSYVGVPFSSLFLYPGRTLAAKRLGAQIDRLFFSIISHRKLISSGSDSDSDLLSRLIQSQSNKYKGGAALTPREVVDECKTFFFGGHETTALAISWTLLLLATRPEWQKILREEIKEVIGDKDIDFSMLSALKKMGWVWNEVLRLYPSAPNIQRQAKGDIDLGDMKIPKGTNIWIDIVAMHHDPTLWGDDVNEFKPERFQHDTIHGGCNHKMGYLPFGFGGRMCIGRNLSSTEYKIVLTLILSTFSLSLSPSYSHSPAILLSLRPTHGIPLILTPLHP; encoded by the exons atgGAGTTGATTTGTGTGTTGGTTATGTTAATCATGTGGGCGATTAGGGGTACGATTATGGTTTTTTTTGGAAAAGTGGTGGTTTCATGGTGGATTTTGCCAATTTTGGCTCATAAAAATTTGAAGAGAAATGGATTTGAAGGTCCCTCTCCTACTTTCCCTCTTGGAAACATTACAGAGATGAAGAAGATAATCAAAGCTGCTGCAGCCATTAATGGCGGATCATCCCTTGCTTCTTCAAATAATCTCTCCCATGATATTCATTCAACTATCTTCCCTCACTTTGCTCAATGGCAGAATTCTTATG GGAAGAAGTTTGTGTATTGGTTGGGGACAGAGCCATTTTTGTACATAGCAGATCCACAGCTTGTGAAGAAGATATCTGAAGCTGTGATGGGGAAGAGTTGGGGGAAGCCAGCTGTCTTCAGAAACGACCGAGAACCGATGTTCGGCGATGGCCTCGTCATGACCGAAGGCGATGATTGGATCCGCCATCGCCATATCCTCACTCCCGCCTTCAACCCCACCAATTTGAAG GCAATGACAAAGTTCATGTTGGAGTCCACCACGAAAATGGTAAAAGAGTGGAGAAGCCTCGTAAACTCCGGGCAATCGGAAATAGACGTGGAGAGAGAAATCACAGCAACCGCCGGCGACATAATCGCAAAAGCAAGCTTCGGAATTTCAAGTGGCGGCGGCGGCGAAGAGGCGTTGAACAGCCTGAGAGCTCTTCAATTGACTCTGTTCTCGAACAGCAGCTACGTGGGTGTCCCATTCAGCAGTCTGTTTCTGTACCCGGGCCGAACCCTAGCCGCCAAGAGACTCGGTGCTCAAATCGACCGCCTTTTCTTTTCCATCATATCTCACAGGAAACTCATCTCCTCCGGTTCTGATTCCGATTCCGATTTGCTTAGCCGCTTGATTCAGAGTCAAAGTAACAAGTACAAGGGCGGCGCCGCTCTGACGCCGAGAGAAGTGGTGGACGAGTGTAAGACTTTCTTCTTCGGAGGACATGAGACGACGGCGCTCGCCATCAGCTGGACGTTGCTGCTGCTGGCGACGCGACCGGAATGGCAAAAGATTTTAAGAGAGGAGATTAAAGAAGTGATCGGAGATAAAGATATTGATTTCTCCATGCTTTCTGCTCTCAAAAAG ATGGGATGGGTGTGGAATGAGGTACTTAGGCTATACCCCTCAGCCCCAAACATACAAAGACAAGCAAAAGGAGACATTGATTTAGGGGACATGAAAATCCCAAAAGGGACCAACATATGGATAGACATCGTCGCGATGCATCACGACCCGACCCTATGGGGCGACGACGTTAACGAGTTCAAACCCGAGAGGTTCCAACACGACACCATTCATGGCGGGTGCAACCACAAGATGGGATATTTGCCATTTGGTTTTGGAGGGAGAATGTGCATTGGTAGAAACTTATCTTCTACGGAGTATAAGATTGTCCTAACACTAATTCTTTCTACCTTTTCACtctctctttctccttcttATTCTCATTCTCCTGCTATTCTACTCTCTCTAAGACCCACCCATGGCATTCCTCTCATTCTTACCCCTCTTCACCCTTAA